One window of the Rosa rugosa chromosome 3, drRosRugo1.1, whole genome shotgun sequence genome contains the following:
- the LOC133739717 gene encoding UPF0496 protein 1-like — protein MGRKGVMKLIGKIKNMCKRDRGIWRSYNEACKNDKAFLTELGKFLESYEKCMTQLKGMEEKGRGSDISYMRNILEELKQHSAADQRLLEKVTHLINERKVLYDELTNQKEKPGKKFGCARAWRRCLRMVTYVVFIGAVAAEFACTVMAAVLAAPLIALAIAAVIIPTLAGQHWTLSWIKESPFENQDNVIRFMQPEIMHHFKELQDTERGIRVVSKNINSLLDLLNSVIEGEDDFTMEEIESPLKNLNDLKERARNCKSMILKARDEVSKKLRR, from the coding sequence ATGGGAAGAAAGGGAGTGATGAAGTTAATCGGAAAGATTAAAAATATGTGCAAGCGTGATAGAGGTATCTGGAGATCATATAACGAGGCTTGCAAGAATGATAAGGCTTTCTTAACTGAATTAGGCAAGTTCCTCGAGTCGTATGAGAAATGTATGACTCAACTTAAGGGGATGGAAGAAAAAGGCAGAGGAAGTGATATCAGCTACATGAGGAATATTTTAGAGGAACTGAAGCAGCATTCTGCTGCGGATCAAAGGTTGCTCGAAAAGGTTACACATTTGATCAACGAGCGAAAAGTTTTGTATGATGAATTGACAAACCAAAAAGAGAAGCCTGGCAAGAAGTTTGGTTGTGCTCGCGCTTGGAGACGCTGTTTGAGGATGGTCACTTATGTTGTGTTCATTGGTGCTGTGGCTGCTGAATTTGCTTGCACAGTTATGGCCGCAGTTCTGGCTGCTCCACTTATTGCTCTAGCCATTGCTGCTGTTATTATCCCAACACTAGCCGGACAACACTGGACTCTATCTTGGATTAAAGAATCTCCTTTTGAGAATCAGGACAATGTGATTCGCTTCATGCAACCAGAAATTATGCATCACTTTAAGGAGTTGCAAGACACTGAGAGAGGTATCAGGGTTGTTTCAAAAAACATAAACTCACTCTTGGACCTTCTGAACTCTGTAATTGAGGGAGAAGACGACTTCACTATGGAAGAGATCGAGAGTCCACTGAAGAACCTTAATGATTTGAAGGAAAGAGCAAGGAATTGTAAGTCCATGATATTGAAGGCAAGAGATGAGGTGTCTAAGAAACTGCGAAGATAA